One window of Triticum dicoccoides isolate Atlit2015 ecotype Zavitan chromosome 5A, WEW_v2.0, whole genome shotgun sequence genomic DNA carries:
- the LOC119296955 gene encoding protein PHOSPHATE-INDUCED 1 homolog has product MTMSKPHAACSLLLALLIGLTRPSPCASSLYNPPPPDMAYHHGGVLDGTVPVSVLYYGAFSPHHKAVLADFLLSLSPRSRPHAFGAPAAASSASVAQWWETVDRYVQRTGRERTRVMLTNQVSDEGCSLGKHLSRLQVEQLAARLGVAPGGVAVVLTAADVAVDGFCGSSCGLHGSLAPGGAVHVWVGNAAVQCPGRCAWPFHAADPAAAATAGPGRHRGGETPLRAPNGDAGVDGMVINLAALLAGAVTNPYGHGYFQGDAGAPVEVGGGCPGVYGRGAYPGYPGAVKLDTATGGGYNVVGRNGRRYLVPALLDPANYSCLIMA; this is encoded by the coding sequence ATGACGATGAGCAAGCCGCACGCCGCGTGCTCCCTCTTGCTagccctgctcatcggcctcacgcGCCCTTCGCCGTGCGCGTCCTCCCTGTACAaccccccgccgccggacatggcgTACCACCACGGCGGCGTGCTCGACGGCACCGTGCCGGTCTCCGTGCTCTACTACGGCGCCTTCTCGCCGCACCACAAGGCCGTCCTCGCCGACTTCCTGCTCTCGCTCTCCCCGCGCTCGCGCCCCCACGCCTTCGGCGCTCCGGCGGccgcgtcgtcggcgtcggtggctcAGTGGTGGGAGACCGTCGACCGGTACGTGCAGAGGACCGGCAGGGAGCGGACGCGGGTGATGCTGACCAACCAGGTGTCCGACGAGGGGTGCTCGCTGGGGAAGCACCTGTCGCGGCTCCAGGTCGAGCAGCTGGCGGCGCGGCTCGGCGTCGCCCCCGGCGGCGTGGCCGTCGTGCTCACCGCCGCGGACGTAGCGGTCGACGGCTTCTGCGGGAGCTCCTGCGGGCTGCACGGCTCGCTGGCGCCCGGCGGCGCGGTGCACGTGTGGGTGGGCAACGCCGCCGTGCAGTGCCCGGGCCGGTGCGCGTGGCCATTCCACGCCGcggaccctgccgcggcggcgacggcaggGCCTGGGCGCCACAGGGGCGGGGAGACTCCGCTCCGTGCGCCCAACGGCGACGCCGGGGTGGACGGCATGGTGATCAACCTCGCGGCACTGCTGGCCGGCGCGGTGACCAACCCGTACGGGCACGGATACTTCCAGGGCGACGCCGGCGCGCCGGTGGAGGTGGGCGGCGGGTGCCCGGGAGTGTACGGGCGCGGTGCGTACCCTGGCTACCCCGGCGCGGTGAAGCTTGACACGGCCACCGGCGGCGGATACAACGTGGTGGGCAGGAACGGCAGGAGGTACCTCGTGCCGGCCCTGCTCGATCCCGCCAACTACTCCTGCCTTATCATGGCCTGA